In one Lolium rigidum isolate FL_2022 chromosome 3, APGP_CSIRO_Lrig_0.1, whole genome shotgun sequence genomic region, the following are encoded:
- the LOC124698084 gene encoding probable glycosyltransferase 4: MSCPSSAMAEEYAGGQVAAERRGRQKPIFTVPVIRVILIVLAPSALFLLTSDVAFPRIRIEYAGGGSNSDLDVPASAPANLAPPSTPEAAVVGHVEEQRREEPKSLPPAPVRHLGPAVPYYDALRAAWLAAHPRFPAYVAPDRPRVLVVTGSSAHRCSDPEGDHMLLRAFKNKADYCRIHGFDIFYSNAVLDAEMSGVWTKLPLLRALMVAHPETELFWWVDSDVVFTDMLFEPPWGKYAGINILIPGWESKVYEEKNWIGLNTGSFVIRNCQWSLDLLDAWAKMGRSAPVREKYGKIFAKALSNRAAYEADEQSALVYLLVTQRKKWADSVFLESSYVLHGYWKAIVDRYEEMQSKWQPGLGDDRWPLVTHFVGCKPCGDPNGASYEAALCRRGMERAFNFADDQILKLYGFQHETLNSTAVYRVRNDTGRPMDTDDEEIGRLLHPTFRAANAEPL; the protein is encoded by the coding sequence ATGTCTTGTCCGTCGTCGGCGATGGCGGAGGAATACGCCGGCGGACAAGTAGCCGCGGAGCGGCGAGGCCGGCAGAAACCGATATTCACCGTCCCGGTCATTCGCGTCATTCTGATCGTGCTCGCGCCGTCCGCACTCTTCTTGTTAACGTCGGACGTGGCGTTCCCGCGCATTCGCatcgagtatgccggcggcggcagcaacAGCGACCTTGACGTTCCGGCCAGTGCGCCCGCGAACCTAGCGCCACCATCGACGCCAGAGGCCGCCGTGGTTGGTCACgtcgaggagcagcggcgggaggAGCCGAAATCGCTCCCGCCGGCGCCGGTGCGCCATCTGGGTCCGGCCGTGCCGTACTACGACGCCCTAAGAGCGGCGTGGCTCGCCGCGCACCCGCGGTTCCCGGCGTACGTGGCGCCCGATCGGCCGCGCGTGCTGGTGGTCACCGGTTCGTCGGCGCACCGGTGCAGCGACCCGGAGGGCGACCACATGCTCCTCCGCGCGTTCAAGAACAAGGCGGACTACTGCCGTATCCACGGCTTCGACATCTTCTACAGCAACGCGGTGCTGGACGCGGAGATGTCAGGGGTCTGGACGAAGCTGCCGCTGCTGCGTGCGCTGATGGTAGCGCACCCGGAGACGGAGCTCTTCTGGTGGGTGGACTCCGACGTGGTGTTCACGGACATGCTGTTCGAGCCGCCGTGGGGCAAGTATGCGGGCATCAACATCCTGATTCCCGGCTGGGAATCGAAGGTGTACGAGGAGAAGAACTGGATAGGCCTCAACACCGGCAGCTTCGTGATCCGGAACTGCCAGTGGTCGCTCGACCTCCTCGACGCCTGGGCGAAGATGGGGCGGAGCGCCCCGGTGCGCGAGAAGTACGGGAAGATCTTCGCGAAGGCGCTGTCGAACCGGGCGGCGTACGAGGCCGACGAGCAGTCGGCGCTCGTGTATCTGCTCGTGACGCAGAGAAAGAAGTGGGCGGACAGCGTGTTCCTGGAGAGCTCCTACGTGCTGCACGGGTACTGGAAGGCGATCGTGGACAGGTACGAGGAGATGCAGAGCAAGTGGCAGCCGGGGCTCGGCGACGACCGGTGGCCGCTCGTCACGCACTTCGTCGGGTGCAAGCCGTGCGGGGACCCGAACGGCGCGAGCTATGAGGCCGCGCTGTGCCGGCGAGGCATGGAGCGCGCCTTCAACTTCGCCGACGACCAGATACTCAAGCTCTACGGGTTCCAGCACGAGACACTCAACAGCACGGCTGTGTACCGCGTCAGGAACGACACCGGACGGCCGATGGACACGGACGACGAGGAGATCGGCCGGCTCCTGCACCCAACCTTCAGGGCCGCCAACGCCGAGCCGTTGTGA